GCAGGCCAAAGGTCGTGCGCCCAGGCTCAATACCTCAGCGAGCGCCACCCGGGCGGTGAGAGAGCCGACCAGGGAGGGTGGGGCCTTGATGGTGTCCCCCGGTGATCCGCCTATTCCTCCAGCTGAATCACAGGCCACCACCAGGATGTCTCCCCCGCTTCTTTCGATTAATATTCCATCCCGCTCAACCATTCTTTTTGAGGAGCAGCCGGTAGATTGCACAAGCCAGCATGGCGTTGGCTGCGGATGAAACCACCAGGGAAAGAATGATCGCAGTAAAAAACCCCCAGCCGAACAGAGGAACCATGGTCAATGGCGCGATCACCCCGTTGAGAAATACGGCTATGGCAATCGCCGGAAGATAGCTCCAGCGAAGGTAGACCAGCCGGAAAACAGCGACGATGAGGGCCATCTCCGCCCCGATGAGAAGATGAATGGGCAAACCCAATGGAAAACCGACATTAAGCGAGGTGAGAATGTGTCCCAGAAAAGCAATAATCGCTCCTTCGCCAAATCCGAGGTACAGCCCTCCCAGGTAACCGGGAACGGCATCGAGGGCGACCGTACCGGTGGGGCTGGGGATTTTGAGGTACGAGCCTACCACGGAAAGGGCGATCAGGGACGCAAGAATTGTAATACGGGGTACCGAGAGCGACGAACCGGGTGAAGAGCTGTGCATAGTGGACCTCCTTTTAGAACAAAAAAAGTCCTCGGCTCTTAAGAGCCGAGGACTTTTCCTTCATCCTCGAGCGGTTTCCGCGGCAGGTCTTCTGACTTGGGTTCACCATTCTTTTCCACCTTCCCGGGTTGCCCCAGTGGCCCCGGAAAAGAACTCCCCCCTACAGCGGCGGGTCCGTGCCGGATTCTCACCAGGCTTCCCTATTCTCCGTGACACACGGCACCGCGGAAATGCAAGATTGAATTTTTCCCATAATACCCTCAGACTAAAAAAGAATCAAGCCTTCATGATGGGTTTTGTTGATCGACCATTTCTTTTTTGACGAAGCTTAGACAGCGCCTCCCCGAAGAACGAAGCACTTCAAGCGAGGGCAGGACCCGGGATTTGAATCTCAAGGCCCGACATCCATGGGGGCGCTGTTTTTCCCAGGTAATATAAAAATGCGCGCACTGATAGCAGTTGATCCGGGGAGGGTCTTTTTTGTTCACTCGACAAACACCGACTTCAGGTTGATTTCAGGATCTTCGAAAATTTCCACCCTGACTTTATCTTCAGCTCCGCAAATCTGCGGTCCGCCATGCTCTTCCCCCCTCAAGTCCCGGCATTCCCGTACCCCGTGCTTTTTGTACAAGTTCAGCTTCAAGGTCAGATCCCGGGCTAAGCACTCGGCGAAGCGATTTCGATCACCCATTCTGCCCTTCCCCCCCCGCTCACTTGTTTTTCCCTCCCTCCGGCGAACATCGCAGGGCCCGGCAGGGTTTGCCTTATAAATAAAGCGTGGATTCGCGCAAACAGTTCCCCGCCGTTTTCCTGGTGGCGCCGGCCCCGGAGTCATAGCGCAAGGTGTGCCCTCAGCGATCTCCCGGCGTTCCTCTTTGGGCCAACTCAGGGAATTACCGCAGGTGAAAAGGCTGATTGCCCTATTATATTGCCCCGGGCCTTTTTGATCCACCCTGATATTGTCGCATGCCTCTCATTTCAATCTGTCTTTCCCGGGAATCCGATGATATACTCAGGGGTGTTTTTCGGGACATCACTACGGAAACGGGAAATCAGACAACTCTCCACCATGACTGTTGTATTCCGGGTTGAGGCTTCGCCGATCATCGGTTCTGGCCACCTCATGCGTTGTTTGACCCTGGCTCGGCAGATCAGAAAGCGCGGCGCCGGAGTTCTCTTCGTGATGCGGGACCTGCCTGGACACCTCGCCACCCTGGTAGAGCGAGCGGGTCTGCCCGTCACGCTTCTGCCGGCCCCGGCTGCGGGCAGAGAACCGATCGAACTGCTGACGACCCATTCCCACTGGTTGGGGGTCCATTGGGAAACGGATGCCCGACAGACCCTTGATGTCGTAGCTCAGCATGGCCCGGTCGACTGGCTGGTAGTCGATCATTACGCTATCGAGAAACGCTGGGAGCAGATCCTAAGGCCTGTGTCCGGACGAATCCTGGTTATCGACGATCTGGCCGACCGGGAACATGAATGCGATGTGCTTCTGGACCAGAACTACCTTACCGGTCTGGCCACCCGCTACCATAACCGTGTCCCGGCGCACTGTCTGACTTTTCTGGGGCCCCGCTATGCTCTCCTGCGGGATGAGTTTCTCCAGGCCCGAAAACAATCTCTCCACCGCACCGGTCGTATTGAAAAGATTCTCGTCTTTTTTGGAGGATATGACCCGGCGAACGCCACCGGACTGGCTCTCCGCTCCATCGCCGCCCTCGAGCGGCCGGAAATCACGGTGGAGGTGGTGGTGGGAGAGGCCAATCCGCATAGCGGGGAAATCAGTGAATTGTGCCGATCAAGTCCCCGTTTCCGTTTTCATCGACAGATTGAAAACATAGCCGAATTGATGAACCACTCTGACCTCGGCCTGGGGGCCGGCGGGGCAACGATGTGGGAACGGTGCTACCTGGGGCTTCCCTCCCTGGTCTTGATCCTGGCCGAAAACCAGCGAAACACCACGCTGAGCTGTGCGCACTATGGAGCGGTGGAGAACCTGGGCGACTTCGGCTGCTTAACGGAAACACATCTTACCGAAAAACTGCGGCACTGTCTCGACCATCCCGCGAAGGTTCGGCAAATGGGCGGCCGGGCGCTTCAACTCTCCGATGAAGGCATTGGACCCCCGGGGCGAGGGATAGTGGAGAGCCTGTGGATAAATGGTGGATAAGCAAGGACGTTCACTTTTCCCTCGACTCTTGGATTCCGGCAACAACCAACCAAAATCCGATTTTTCCATCCCCCCCTCTTCGGCCTGTCTCCAGGCACGGTTATTAAAAGACAGGATCGAAAACCAAAGGGAATAATCATCACACTACACTGCACTGTTGGCGGAAAACCCCGGAGAACAGGACCAGGGCGGGGCAAAAAGCGGGCAATGCCCGCACGAAAATACCCAGCGACCATTGAAGGCCTCACTAAACAGGCGCCTCAGCCCACCGCATCCTGGAAATGCCCGCCGTAACCGGCTAAAAGAGCTGCGTGGAGAATCTGTGGATAAATAGTGGATAAGAGAGGATGGTTATCGTTCTTTCTCGCTTGATCCACTGCATAGGGAGACGAGAAGCCGGGTAGCGGCAAGGTGTTGTACGTTCTCTCCGGCTGGCAGACGGTAAAGACGGAGAGCGGAGTTCGGGCTGGAAACAGAGGAAACTCTCAAAAAGTACCGGTGGAAAACTCCACAGACTGTGTTCGAAAATGAATATTTTTTGACAAGGATAGTCGCCGAAGAATAGCCTGCGATCGGGCAAAGCCCTATCGTAAAGTTACTTGGCGCAAATTGTCTCTTAAAAACAAACGCCGTAAAAGTAAAAAAGATGATGCGGAGAGTCTGTGGATATGTTGTGAACAACAACTGTTCTCCGTGCCTGATTCATCGCTGTTTCAAAGGAACTGATTCGAGAGCGAATCGTTTCTTCGTATTCACAGGCTTATCGGCCCTCAGTCTGCCTCAGGGCATCTTTTGACGGGAGGCCCGGATATGATAAGCTCTTTTGGCAGTGTTATTCATCTATGCCCAGAATAGCAGGCGTTCATCAATGCTAACCGGGAAGTGAAAGTCATGGAGTGGAACAAGCTTTCGGTTTTGGTGACTGGAGGGACGGGGTCGTTCGGGAAGAAGTTCGTCGGCACGATGCTTGCCGAATATCATCCCCGGAGAGTCATCGTTTTCAGCCGGGACGAGCTGAAGCAGCACGAGATGCGGATCGGAGGATTCGACCATCCGAGCGTGCGTTATTTCATTGGCGATGTGCGTGACTTCGGGCGGTTGCGCAGGGCTTTCCAGGAGGTGGACGTGGTGGTTCATGCTGCTGCCCTTAAGCAGGTCCCGGCCTGTGAGTACAATCCCATCGAAGCAGTAAACACCAACGTCAACGGGGCCAAAAATGTGATCGATGCGGCGCTTGATTGCGGAACACAAAAGGTGTTGGCCCTCAGCACCGACAAAGCCACCGCCCCCGTCAACCTCTATGGAGCGACCAAGCTGGTAGCCGAGAAGCTCTTTGTCCAGGCCAACGCTTACAGTGGTCCCAGGAAAACCCGCTTTGCCTGTGTTCGTTACGGTAATGTGGTGGGGAGCCGGGGGAGCGTGGTGCCGCTGTTTCTCGCACAGCGGAAAAACGGGAAGATCACCGTCACCGACCCGCGGATGACCCGGTTCTGGATTACTCTGGAACAGGGTGTGCGCTTCGTCGTCTCCTCCATCGAAAAGATGCATGGCGGCGAGGTCTTTATCCCCAAACTTCCCAGCATGAACATCATGGATCTGGCCGGCGTGCTCGCCCCTCAGTGTGAGGTGGAATATATCGGGATCCGGCCCGGGGAGAAGCTCCACGAATCGCTGCTTTCCCGCTATGAGGCCCCCCAGGCCCTGGAAATGGCTGATCGTTATGTCATTTTCCCTGCCCACTCCTGGTGGTCGCAGAACAACTATTCAGATGGGAAATCCCTTCCCGACGGATTTTTCTATTCCAGCGACAACAACGGAAACTGGCTCACCCCGGAACAGCTCAGCGCCATGGTGGAGGCCTAAAGTGAACCGATCGAGGCGAGCGGAAGAGTCAAATGCGGAAATCGCGATGAAGCCTATTCCCTATGCCCGCCAGAGCATCGCAGAAGGCGATGTTCAAGCGGTGGTCGAAAGCCTTCGCTCCGATTGGCTGACCCAGGGACCGGTGGTCCCCGCTTTTGAGCAGAAGGTAGCCGACTATTGTGGGGCAAGGTACGCCGTGGCGGTCAACAGCGGGACCTCCGCCCTTCATCTGGCTTGTCTCGCCTTGGGGCTTAGTCCGGGGGATTTTCTCTGGACCTCCCCTCTCACTTTTGTGGCCTCGGCCAATTGTGCCCGGATGTGTGGGGCAGGCGTTGATTTTGTGGATATCGACTACCGCACCGGCAATATGAGCATCAATTTCCTGTCGGAGAAACTCCGGAAGGCGGAAAAAACCGGTACTCTCCCCAAGATCGTCATCCCCGTCCACTATGCCGGTCAGTCTTGCCTGACGAGGGAAATCCATTCTTTGTCCCAACGCTACGGCTTTTCCATCATCGAGGACGCCTCGCACGCCCTGGGAGGAGAATATTTGGATACGAAGGTCGGTTCTTGCCGTTATTCCGATGTCTCGGTCCTGAGCTTTCACCCGGTGAAGATCATCACCTCTGGGGAAGGCGGCATGGTGCTGACCAATAGTGAGACCACCGAGCGCACGCTCCGGCGACTCCGCAGCCACGGTATCACCCGGGAGGCCGTCGACATGGAACAAGTCCCCCATGGCCCCTGGTACTATGAACAGATAGACTTGGGCTACAACTACCGGATGACCGATCTCCAGGCCGCCCTGGGCTTGAGCCAGACGGAACGGCTCGACACGTTCCTGGCCCGTCGCCGCTCGATCGCCCGCCGCTACACTGAGGATTTGCGGGACTTCCCGCTTTTTCTGCCCTTCAAACACCCGGATACCCGTTCGGCCTGGCATCTTTATGTCATCCGACTGTGTCTTGGCGCGATTGGTAAAACCCGCCAGGCCGTGTTCGCAAGTCTTCAAAATGCCGGGATCAACGTCAACGTCCACTACATCCCCGTCCACACTCAACCCTATTACCAGCGCTTAGGCTTTGGCTGGGGGAGCTTTCCCGTCGCAGAAAAGTTCTACGCGGAGGCCCTGAGTCTTCCCGTTTATCCGGACTTGACCGAAGAGGAGCAGGGATTTGTGGTGGAGAGGCTGGGGGAGGCACTGGGGTGAAAACCGTTATCATTGTCCAGGCCCGGATGACTTCGACCCGTCTTCCCGGGAAAGTATTGATGGAAGTGAGGGGAAAACCGCTCCTGGAGTATCAAATCGAGCGTTTGAGCAGGGTCCAGTTGGTCGACGCACTGGTTATCGCCACCACCGTAAACGACACTGATCAGCCGATAGTAGACCTTTGTAGGAGGCTTGGAATATCTTACTTCAGGGGCTCAGAAGACGATGTATTGTCACGCTATTATCATGCGGCCCTCGAACAGGCAGCCGACACGGTAGTCCGGATAACCGCGGATTGCCCACTTGTCGACCCGACAGTTGTGGACGACGTGATCCGTTTCTACCGCGACCACTTTCCTTCCTATGATTATGTGGCCAACATTCTGGAGCGGACATATCCCCGGGGAATGGATACGGAAGTTTTTTCTTTCCAGGCATTGGAAAAAGCCCATCATAAGGCAGAGGCTCCCTATCAACGGGAACACGTTACGCCATTTATTAACAGTCAGCCACAACGCTTCTGTTTGGGGAACGTCAGACATCACGAAGATCTTAGCAGTCATCGCTGGACGGTTGATACCATTGAGGATTTCGAGTTGGTGCAAAGAGTAATAGATATGTTATATACAATCAGCCCCTTTTTTTCCATAAGAGACATCGTAAGAACTCTAGAAAAAATCCCCATGGCGCCTCATTAATTCTCATGTACAACGGAATGTGTGAGAAGGATTAACCACGTACATTATAGCGAGCAATATGTCTCCCCAACGGATTATCGTCTAAAATTAGTAAAGATATTTTACTAAATCTTGGAGTGATATCTTTTGAATAGTCTGCAACTTGCTGAAAGAAAAATCGGTCAAAAAATGCCGCCATTTATTGTTGCGGAAATGTCTGCGAATCATAATCAGTCTCTCGAAAGAGCTCTGCGAATAGTTGAAGAGGCCAACCGAGCTGGAGTTGATGCTGTAAAAATCCAGACCTATCCGGAAGAAACCGTAACAATAGACACAGACAAGGCCGGCTTTGTTGTTCGGGATCCAAACAGCCCATGGGTCAACAGAAAACTTTTCGATCTCTATAAGGAAGCTCATACCCCATGGGAATGGCACAAACCAATAATGCAGAAGTGTCGAGATCTGGGGTTGATTTGTTTCAGCACGCCCTTGGATTCTTCGGTAGTAGATTTTTTAGAATCTTTGAATGTTCCTTTTTATAAAATTGGTTCTTTCGAAATCATAGATCTTCCATTGATTCGAAGAGTTGCCCAAACAGGTAAACCGATGATTATTTCTACAGGAATGGCAAGTTGTGCTGAAATCGACGAAGCAGTAACCACAGCAAAAAAGAGTGGTTGCAAAGAAATTGTACTCCTTAAGTGTACAAGTAGTTATCCGGCAAGTGCGAGAGACGCAAATTTGCGAACAATTCCTCACATGTCTGACGCCTTTGGTTGTTTGGTAGGCCTATCTGATCACACTCTCGGTATAGGCGTAGCAGTGGCAGGCGTGGCGATGGGGGCGGCTATCATCGAGAAACATTTTACCCTTTCCAGAAACGATGGGGGGTTAGACGCGACATTCTCATTGGAACCAGATGAAATGGCCAGGCTGGTTTGTGAATGTATAAGCGCTTGGGAAGCCCTGGGTACTGTCAAATATGGATCTACCCCTTGGGAAGGTAAATCAAAAGCTTTCCGGCGATCCCTCTATATTGTGCAAGATTTAAAAAGGGGAGATATTCTTAATGTAAATAATTTAAAGATAATTCGCCCAGGCTATGGCCTGGCGCCAAGATTTTATGACATATTGATTGGGAAAAGGGTATGCAGGGACGTCAAAAAAGGAACGGCCCTGACTTGGGAACTTTTATTTGATGAAAAATAAGAGACAACACGAAGAATCGGCCTTTGCAGCTTGGTAATAAATACGTGGGAGTATACTAATATGATACAGAATGATATTTTAATTCTGAGACCGGTCAGTTTTAATGACCAGCAATTTGTAATCCATATTCGCAATAATCCCACAATATATCGAGAGCTCTTTTCTGATCCCCCGCTGTATGATTTTGTACATGAGCGATGGCTAAGGAACGTCAATAGCGACGAAACGATTGATTTGATAATCGAATACCAAGGAACGAGGGCGGGCCGGATCTGTCTTAATTATATTTCATACCGTCATATGCGGGCCGAGTACGGCATTGTCCTTTTGCCAGAATACCAGAGCAAGGGTTTAGCCTATCAAGCCAGCTGCCTGTTGTTTGACTATGTTTTCCAAAATTTGCCTCTTCAAAAAATATACTTAAAAGTATTTGCCGACAATCAGACGGCTATCGCTTTATATAAAAAGCTTGGCTTTCAGGAAGAAGGTCGCTTATTAAAAGAATATTATAAAAATGGGAAATGGCGAGACGTGCTCCGGATGGCGACGTTCAAAGATGATTGGCTGGCGAGGAAGGCATGAGCATTGCCTTTGTTGTTGCCGCTGGTCCAAACGACGAAGCTCTGGGATGGGGGGGGATGATTGCTTGGATAGTAAGCTCTGGTTGGAAAGCGCATATGTTCAGCGTTGCCGAAGGGGTGACCAGTCGGATACCACACCGCCAAGTGGTGACTGCTCAGGATAGTCTGGATCGCCTCACTGGTTGTGCCCGGAAAGCCTCGGAGATATTAGGAGTTGAGTCACCGAACTTCCCGGGCCTTCCCGATGACCGGTTAGAATCTGTTAATCGAGTGAAGTAAAGAGGGAGTGGTGCCCGGTGAAGAAAGGAAGGAAAAACCTGTATTTCCGGCAATCGGCCAAACAGACCAAGCCAGCGAACGCCAAAACACCGGGAGGATTGAATATATTTCAAAAAAACCTGGATACCCTGGCGGCCACGGACCCTTCGCTGGCCAAGCGCATTCAGAATACCCCCGACAACGGACGGTTCCGGGTGGTTCGGAACGGCTTGAATGCCCTGCCTACCCTCCAATTGAGTAGTGGTAACTTTACCTACTACAATCCGGCCGACCCCATGCGGGACGTGAAGGATCAGTTGGAATCCCTGAAGTTACGCAATACCCGGCTGGCCGTCTTTCTGGGCTTTGGGCTGGGGTACGAGGCGCTTTATTATGCCCGGCACATGTCCAAAGAACAGCAAACCACCTTTTTCCTGATTATCGAGAAAGAGCCGGAGATCTTTCGTGCGGCCCTGAAAACGTTGAATTTAATCCCTCTGCTTGAGATCCCCCAGGTGAAATTTATCGTCGGGGAAGAGGAGAAGAGGCTCTATCCGTTGTTAAGGCAGTATTTAGCCGAGCAGTCACGCTTCATGTTTCTCAAGGCCATGAAGCCCGTCTATCATACTTCGGCCTTGATTTTGAACAAGGAGTACTATCTCAACGCTTTAAAGATACTCCGGGAGAGCGCTGTCCACCAGATCCTTAACTTTGGAGATTCACCGGAGGATTCCTTGGTGGGAGTGCGGCATATGCTGGCTAATCTGGGGGAAATAGCGGGAAATCCCGGGGTGAACTTACTCTTTGATAAATTTTGTGGAAAGCCGGCAGTGGTGGTTGCAACGGGCCCCTCTCTCAACAAAAATAAGCATCTGTTGAAGGGATTAGAAAAAAAAGCTCTCATCATCGCCGCGGATGCTTCTTTGAAAATTCTCCTGGATATGGGGGTCAAGCCCCACCTGGTGACCTCCCTGGAACGCGTTCCCCTGACTGCTGAGCTTCTTAAGGGCTTCACGCCGGAAGAGACGCTGGACACATATCTCGCCGCTTGTCCGGTAGTCGTCCCGGAGCTTTACGAAGCTTATCCAGGTCCTCGCTGTATCGTCTACCGGAATTTCGACCACTTCAGGTGGTTGGGGATAGAGCGGGGAATACTCGATATCAAGCTTTCCGCCGGAAATATGGCCTTCAAGGTGGCCGAGGCCCTGGGATGCGATCCGATCATCCTTATTGGGCAGGATCTGGCCTTCAGCCGGGAGGGAACGACTCATGCCTCAGGTGCGGTTCTGGGGGAAAAACAGGACGCGCCCTTAGCTCAAAAAATCCTGGAAGTACCGGGCAACGATGGCCAACCGATTACAACGACCGAAACCTGGTACTCCTTCCTCAAAGGCTACGAACTCGACCTTGCTGGATATTCCGGCGCCTGTATCAACGCCACCGAAGGCGGGGCTTTTATTCAGGGAACCACGGTGATGAGCTTCCAAGAAACGATCGAGCGCTACATCCGGGAGGAGTTTCATCCTTTGGCTATCATCAGGAAAGAGCTATCCGCCTTCACCGTTGAAGATGCTGAGCGGGACCTGCGGCAAGTGCTGGAATTGAGCGAAAAGACCGTTGAAGACCTCACTGCCATCATCAAGGAGTGTAAGAAGGGACTGGAATCGGTCAGGAAACACCAGGATATCCTTCACGCCTGCCTGCAGGAACCGGAACGACCTCCGGAGCTACGGTCTCAACTCGCGCAAATCCAGCGGGAAATCCTGGAACCCAAACTGAGCTTCGCCCAAAAATACAGACACACCTATCAACTCTATCTGATGCATGTCCTCCAGTCTTTCAGTATCAAGTTCGAGATGGAAATGATCGCCATCCCGGAAAAGCATGACCACCGGGACCAAGCCACCGCTGAAATCCTGCTCCAACACGAGCAATGGTATTCAGTCATTGGTGAGCTGGTGAAGATTTGCATGGATGTTTTGGTGCAGGGGAAGGAGAAGCTAGAAGAGGACGTGAGAGGTGAGAAGCAAGAGGGGAGACAGAATAAATATCAGGACAGCCTGCCCCCCCCAATCAACATATAGGGAACCCCAGAATCATCGAGGGAGCGGGCCAGGGATTCAATGAGCAGTTCGACCGTTGATGGTTCTGGCATAGCGTTTCCTCACGGACAAGATGCTTGTCAACGGTAAACCTCCTGACATGCCCTTCTCAATCATTTTTCTCAGGTTGGCACGTGGTGGGAAAGACATATTATGGGTTATTGAAAGTTAGCTCGTTTATAATTTTTTTGATGAAGTTATAACACAGCGGCGGTTGCTGGAGGCGGTCTCGTCTCAAGGCTGAGCTTTGATTAGCCAGAAACTCTGAGGGATCGCTTATGGAAGAGCCGCTTGAAGAACCCCGTTTGTATTTTTACCGATTGGGCGAGGACGGTCATTAGCACCGGCCAGAGTTCTTTTTGTCGGTGAGACAGTGCGACCGGCGACGATTCCAGGCTATGAAGCCAACCTGCCTATGGTGATTTCCGAATGAATCCTGATTCTACTGCAATAAGTAATTCTGCTGCAAAAGAACGAAGGAAGCCCGGGTCTGAGTTGCCTAAATCAGCTGCCGAAATCACCGCATTTTCGAAGCAAAAAGACCAAGGACGGCCTTTTCAGCAGCACTGCAACCAGACGTGGTCTGAGATGCGTGCGAGAAAATGCCAGATGAGGCGGGGCTGATGGCAACGGGGCCTCGCTGAAATGAGTTTTTGCAGCAAAATCAATTTTTGATAGTTATCTTTTAGCCATTTTGAACAATAATAGTGTGTTTAAAAGAGTCTTGACCCAAACACCTTCTCCAACTTGCGTTATCACGAAAATTGTGCTACACATATTTAAGTGGAGGTAAAGAGAAATGGAAAAACAAAATGTTACCATATCGGTACCCAAAGATATTTTAAAAAAAGCAAAACACATTGCTGTTAACAGGCAAACATCCCTGTCTCGCCTCCTGGCAGAAACCCTGGAAGATATTGTTGAAAAGGATGACGTCTATAACAAAGCAAAAGCCAGGCAGCTTGCTGCGATGAAAAGTGGTTTCAACCTGGGGGTAAGAGGAAAAATAGCCTGGAAAAGAGAAGATTTACATGCCCGATGATACTGGACTTCAGTTTGTGGATACTAACATTCTTATTTATGCGTATGATGTAAGTAGTGCCGAAAAACACCAGCGTGCCCTGGCCTTGGTTTCAGAACTATGGGATTCGGGTAGAGGATGCTTGAGTATCCAGGTATTGCAGGAGCTTTATGTTAACCTGGCGCAGAAAATTCCCCATCCATTAACGCCTCTGGAAACAACGCGCATTGTTGATGACTTCGGCCAATGGCGCCTTCATAAACCGGAGCTCAGAAGCGTGATAGAAGCCATTTATATTCAGCAGCGCAATAGAATATCATTCTGGGACGCCATGATTATTTGCAGCGCTAAGGAAATGGGCTGCAAGAATATTTGGACGGAAGATCTCAATCCAAATCAATCATATGAAGGCATTATGGCCGTCAATCCATTCATAACCGGTTAACTCAGCAAATTGTGAACTCAGGTGTAGGCTGTCCAGGGGTCCGGTTTGCTCCGAAATACGTACGTTTCCCTTTCACCTGTGCTGGTTGACGATACATAATGGAGGTACCGTCTGTCCTCCATAGCGGTGTCTGGTGGAAGGGGAAAGACATTCGTCATATACCGTGGACAATTTACAAGAGGGAGGTTTCGAGTGAAAAGGAAGATGCTCATCCCCGTTCTCTTGGTCGTCCTTGTTTTTCTTAGCGGGTGCGGCGGGACGGTGCTCCCTCCCGACGTCTACCGGGTCAGGAACATGCTGGTTTCTTATTATCATTCCCTGTTACGTCTGGATTATCACGGAGCCCGCGCCCACTTAGTTCCGGGCGGGGAAACCGACAGAAACTTCGCTACGATCTACCGTGAGTTCCAGGCCTTTCGCTCCTGGGATGTCGAACGATACGATGAAACCACGGTTAGAATCGTCCATTTCGCTATCGACTTGGAGGGCGACACGGCTTTCATTCATTCTTTTGTGGTTTCCTATTGTGACTGGAAAGAGGAAGAGGAGCCGCCCGAATTTTTTTGGAGCGGATCCTGTGGGCAGTGCCCGGGTTTCTGCGGGGAATTGCGTTACGTTGACTTTAATGGAACCGCCCGATTGATCGACGGGTGGTGGCGCCTCGCATAGTCAACCCGGTGTCCTAATAAGCGCTTGCTGTTCAGTCAGGGTGAACATTGGTGTCTCTCGGGATGGATCGGTTTGCGGATTGTCGAGATGGAGGCGGTGATCTTTGGAATTTGCTGATAAGGAGGGAAAGCGAACCAATGTCCAGAGATCCGAAGGGGGAGACTGGTAACCTGAAAACAAGCACAAAGGAGGGGCCTTCCCTGACCGTCCTCGTTATCAACAGTTCCGCCTTTATGCGGAACCGGCTTCGCCAGATACTCAAGGAAGCCCACTTTGTCGTGTTTGAAGTCGGAGACGCCTCCCTCCTCTTTGACCAAGGACTGTCTCGGTTCATCCGCCTTGACTCAATGTCCCTGGTTATTTTAGATCTCGATCTCGGACCGATAGACGGCTTGGCTGTATTGCGAGTTCTGTCCCGGCAATTTCCGGCCCTTCCGGTGGTAGTGCTCAGTCGCGACAACCGGAAGGGTCGGATCATCAAAAGCGTCGAACTGGGGGTCAGCGATTATGTTCTTAAACCCTTTGATGAAAAGGGGCTAGTGGAGCGCATCAAGGCAGTTTTAAATAAGCAAGAGCCTTCCCCGGTCTTCGAGAATGGAAAATTGTGCCGGTTTTTTGACGAGGAAGTGGAGCGGTCTCAACGTATCCGGGGAAGTTTTGTAATCCTGGCCCTTACGATGGATGAGCGGGAATTGACAAACTATGTCGCCTTACGCCACGATCTGGCCCGGTTTTTCCGCAGGATCGATCATCAGTTTTTACTGCCGGGAGGGGCGGTGTT
The Atribacteraceae bacterium genome window above contains:
- a CDS encoding GNAT family N-acetyltransferase, with amino-acid sequence MIQNDILILRPVSFNDQQFVIHIRNNPTIYRELFSDPPLYDFVHERWLRNVNSDETIDLIIEYQGTRAGRICLNYISYRHMRAEYGIVLLPEYQSKGLAYQASCLLFDYVFQNLPLQKIYLKVFADNQTAIALYKKLGFQEEGRLLKEYYKNGKWRDVLRMATFKDDWLARKA
- a CDS encoding PIG-L family deacetylase; the protein is MSIAFVVAAGPNDEALGWGGMIAWIVSSGWKAHMFSVAEGVTSRIPHRQVVTAQDSLDRLTGCARKASEILGVESPNFPGLPDDRLESVNRVK
- a CDS encoding 6-hydroxymethylpterin diphosphokinase MptE-like protein; this translates as MKKGRKNLYFRQSAKQTKPANAKTPGGLNIFQKNLDTLAATDPSLAKRIQNTPDNGRFRVVRNGLNALPTLQLSSGNFTYYNPADPMRDVKDQLESLKLRNTRLAVFLGFGLGYEALYYARHMSKEQQTTFFLIIEKEPEIFRAALKTLNLIPLLEIPQVKFIVGEEEKRLYPLLRQYLAEQSRFMFLKAMKPVYHTSALILNKEYYLNALKILRESAVHQILNFGDSPEDSLVGVRHMLANLGEIAGNPGVNLLFDKFCGKPAVVVATGPSLNKNKHLLKGLEKKALIIAADASLKILLDMGVKPHLVTSLERVPLTAELLKGFTPEETLDTYLAACPVVVPELYEAYPGPRCIVYRNFDHFRWLGIERGILDIKLSAGNMAFKVAEALGCDPIILIGQDLAFSREGTTHASGAVLGEKQDAPLAQKILEVPGNDGQPITTTETWYSFLKGYELDLAGYSGACINATEGGAFIQGTTVMSFQETIERYIREEFHPLAIIRKELSAFTVEDAERDLRQVLELSEKTVEDLTAIIKECKKGLESVRKHQDILHACLQEPERPPELRSQLAQIQREILEPKLSFAQKYRHTYQLYLMHVLQSFSIKFEMEMIAIPEKHDHRDQATAEILLQHEQWYSVIGELVKICMDVLVQGKEKLEEDVRGEKQEGRQNKYQDSLPPPINI
- a CDS encoding DUF6364 family protein, with product MEKQNVTISVPKDILKKAKHIAVNRQTSLSRLLAETLEDIVEKDDVYNKAKARQLAAMKSGFNLGVRGKIAWKREDLHAR
- a CDS encoding PIN domain-containing protein → MPDDTGLQFVDTNILIYAYDVSSAEKHQRALALVSELWDSGRGCLSIQVLQELYVNLAQKIPHPLTPLETTRIVDDFGQWRLHKPELRSVIEAIYIQQRNRISFWDAMIICSAKEMGCKNIWTEDLNPNQSYEGIMAVNPFITG
- a CDS encoding response regulator, whose product is MSRDPKGETGNLKTSTKEGPSLTVLVINSSAFMRNRLRQILKEAHFVVFEVGDASLLFDQGLSRFIRLDSMSLVILDLDLGPIDGLAVLRVLSRQFPALPVVVLSRDNRKGRIIKSVELGVSDYVLKPFDEKGLVERIKAVLNKQEPSPVFENGKLCRFFDEEVERSQRIRGSFVILALTMDERELTNYVALRHDLARFFRRIDHQFLLPGGAVFLFPLTNESGEAVVKDKVLRLLTEKGLGYQAATSFLYPRDFTIAIREKTWWYDRRCSVKQ